In Chitinivibrionales bacterium, one genomic interval encodes:
- a CDS encoding diguanylate cyclase codes for MKHGKRNIALAIGLLAAGTVLHFIGGAAARFGEPVALAAALAALLFPGPRRRPRPSAIDIEESGGSAMAREIEHEVTRETTRVNVRVLGAQYRKEQWAAIEKVVDSMLDTFLHLMRRRLDAHTIAVLFPTNDGGYKIRKYDSQSDCINAEAVIYPGKGVLGSFLKDGLKQLNLHDIVSDSVTLHYYTRDAGIRSLMASPIAADDGVERGTVIVDSTKQKHFSDEDHAYLSTVARLIGMAVYYAYVFTDHRLEHQRIAAMSTIENDFFQYKSIDAILDKIIEIIPFAITCDRITLSLLNHDRETATVYRAWGAGAEEFKGITFSLSDKSLAGLQYAKNMAFARNFADDRVEIRYAEGEPQSGDLQSFLAYPIGVGECMGGVLLESAKKDAFTEANRDLLGRIATSAGLAIVKLRLYEQAQNLATHDGLTGLINHREFQSALKAEITRAIRYNDPLSLVLCDIDFFKKINDTHGHPFGDLVLKEIASKLQSNIRDGVDVAARYGGEEFALVLVKTDGKAAKETAERIRQNIADAPFKGTHGEKLRVTMSFGIAEYREHAKQLDQLITKADKALYRAKENGRNRVEIF; via the coding sequence ATGAAACACGGCAAACGGAACATAGCACTGGCGATCGGCCTGCTCGCCGCAGGAACGGTGCTCCATTTTATCGGAGGCGCCGCCGCGCGGTTCGGCGAACCGGTGGCGCTGGCGGCGGCGCTGGCGGCGCTCTTGTTCCCGGGACCGCGCCGGCGCCCCAGGCCGTCGGCCATTGACATAGAGGAATCAGGCGGGTCTGCGATGGCCCGCGAGATCGAGCACGAAGTGACGAGGGAGACCACCCGCGTCAACGTGCGCGTTCTCGGCGCGCAATACCGCAAGGAGCAATGGGCCGCCATCGAAAAGGTGGTCGACTCCATGCTCGACACCTTTCTTCATCTCATGCGCCGCAGGCTCGACGCCCATACCATCGCGGTATTATTCCCTACCAACGACGGGGGATACAAGATCCGCAAATACGATTCACAAAGCGACTGCATCAACGCGGAAGCCGTGATCTATCCCGGCAAGGGCGTACTGGGCAGTTTTCTCAAGGACGGCCTCAAACAGCTCAACCTGCACGACATCGTGAGCGACAGCGTGACGCTCCACTATTATACCCGCGACGCTGGGATCCGCTCGCTCATGGCGAGCCCCATCGCGGCCGACGACGGCGTGGAGCGCGGCACCGTGATCGTCGACAGCACCAAGCAGAAACACTTCTCCGATGAAGACCATGCCTACCTGAGCACCGTGGCGCGCCTCATCGGCATGGCGGTGTATTACGCGTACGTCTTCACCGACCACAGACTCGAGCATCAGCGAATCGCCGCGATGAGCACCATCGAAAACGACTTTTTCCAGTACAAAAGCATCGACGCCATCCTCGACAAAATCATCGAGATCATTCCGTTCGCCATCACCTGCGACCGCATCACCCTGAGCCTGCTCAACCACGACAGGGAGACGGCCACGGTGTACCGTGCCTGGGGCGCGGGAGCAGAGGAGTTCAAGGGAATCACGTTTTCGCTGTCGGATAAATCGCTGGCCGGCCTCCAGTATGCCAAGAACATGGCCTTTGCGCGCAATTTCGCAGATGACCGCGTGGAAATCCGATACGCCGAGGGCGAGCCACAGTCCGGCGATTTGCAGTCGTTCCTGGCGTACCCCATCGGGGTGGGCGAATGTATGGGCGGCGTTTTGCTCGAGTCGGCGAAAAAAGACGCCTTCACCGAGGCCAACCGCGACCTGCTCGGCCGCATCGCAACATCGGCGGGGCTCGCCATTGTCAAGCTGCGGCTGTACGAGCAGGCGCAGAACCTCGCCACGCACGACGGACTCACCGGGCTCATCAACCATCGCGAGTTCCAGTCGGCGCTCAAGGCCGAGATCACGCGCGCCATTAGGTATAACGATCCGCTGTCGCTTGTTTTATGCGACATAGACTTTTTCAAGAAGATCAACGACACGCACGGCCACCCCTTCGGCGACCTCGTTCTCAAGGAGATCGCCAGCAAGCTGCAGTCGAACATCCGGGACGGCGTCGACGTCGCTGCGCGGTACGGGGGCGAAGAATTCGCGCTGGTGCTGGTGAAGACCGACGGCAAGGCCGCCAAGGAGACCGCCGAGCGCATCCGCCAGAACATCGCCGACGCGCCGTTCAAGGGCACGCATGGCGAAAAACTGCGGGTTACCATGAGCTTCGGCATCGCGGAGTACCGCGAGCACGCCAAGCAGCTCGACCAGCTCATTACAAAGGCGGACAAGGCGCTGTACCGTGCCAAGGAAAACGGCAGAAACCGGGTGGAGATATTTTAA
- a CDS encoding sigma-70 family RNA polymerase sigma factor yields MEKNQFLTEENSLALYLKEIGKNKTLPVEEEAQTAVRIRKGDRKALEKLVKANLRFVVSVARNYQNQGLPLSDLINEGNLGLIRAAKRFDEKKNFKFISYAVWWIRQAILQALAEQSRIIKLPLNRVGTIHKIGKAQSRLEQKYRRIPNVEEIARELKLDEEEVQETIKIGNSHMSLDAPLQQGEDSKLLDLLQDEDQELPDDGVMEISLQEEINQTLDTLTCREKEVIKLYFGIGEETAHTLEEIGQRFNLTRERARQIKEKALRRLKHSSRSQRLKVYRA; encoded by the coding sequence ATGGAAAAAAACCAATTTCTCACTGAAGAAAACTCGCTGGCCCTTTACCTCAAAGAAATCGGCAAAAACAAGACCCTTCCGGTTGAAGAAGAGGCGCAGACCGCGGTACGCATCCGCAAGGGCGACCGCAAGGCGCTCGAAAAGCTCGTGAAGGCCAACCTCCGCTTCGTAGTGTCGGTCGCGCGCAACTACCAGAACCAGGGGCTCCCCCTTTCCGACCTCATCAACGAGGGCAACCTGGGCCTCATCCGCGCCGCCAAACGCTTCGACGAAAAAAAGAATTTCAAATTCATCTCCTACGCCGTATGGTGGATACGCCAGGCCATTTTGCAGGCGCTCGCAGAACAGTCACGCATCATCAAGCTGCCGCTCAACCGCGTGGGCACCATCCATAAGATCGGCAAGGCGCAGAGCAGGCTCGAGCAGAAATACCGGCGCATCCCCAACGTGGAGGAGATCGCCCGCGAGCTCAAGCTTGACGAAGAAGAAGTTCAGGAGACCATCAAGATCGGCAACTCGCACATGTCGCTCGACGCGCCGCTCCAGCAAGGCGAAGACAGCAAGCTTTTGGACCTTCTCCAGGACGAAGACCAGGAGCTGCCCGACGACGGCGTCATGGAAATATCGCTCCAGGAGGAGATCAACCAGACCCTCGACACCCTCACCTGCCGTGAAAAAGAGGTGATCAAACTCTACTTCGGCATCGGCGAGGAGACCGCCCACACGCTCGAGGAGATCGGCCAGCGCTTCAACCTCACCCGCGAGCGCGCCCGGCAGATCAAGGAAAAGGCGCTGCGCAGGCTCAAGCATTCGTCAAGGAGCCAGCGGCTGAAGGTGTACCGAGCTTAA
- a CDS encoding ParA family protein: MKTISVLNYKGGVGKTTLTACAGQALALTGFRVLVIDNDPQHNLSFLLGADGKRPTIRDVYHGSIGIAAQQLLKSIIKTSLTNLSVVPSCSELCASDIKDPFLLKKCFVYSALDHLFDFILIDNSPGMDLLQESSIHASNEIFVPTELSPFAINGICEMRDMLTRRFPDGCSISKIIPNFYRNTKSHDAAIFDLEEYFPGKITQTAIPFDSVFDALVKERKILYLHRLSSKAAAYCIKLIHELFNLEEEATWQMVMEKRKENISAEARTRFLAHPLTKKKSSPQIAPKEPAAPPPLLSGPIDGQPL, encoded by the coding sequence ATGAAAACCATTTCGGTTTTGAATTACAAGGGCGGCGTGGGCAAGACCACCCTTACCGCATGCGCCGGACAGGCCCTCGCGCTTACGGGCTTCCGCGTCCTTGTTATCGACAATGACCCGCAGCACAACCTGTCGTTTCTGCTGGGTGCGGACGGAAAGCGGCCCACCATCCGGGACGTTTACCATGGTTCGATAGGAATCGCCGCGCAGCAACTCCTGAAATCAATTATAAAAACCTCTCTTACAAATCTCAGCGTCGTGCCGTCGTGCAGCGAATTGTGCGCCAGTGATATCAAGGATCCTTTCCTGCTTAAGAAATGTTTTGTCTATTCCGCCCTCGATCATTTGTTCGACTTTATCCTGATTGACAATAGTCCCGGCATGGACCTGCTTCAGGAATCGTCGATTCATGCATCCAACGAAATATTCGTGCCCACCGAACTTTCACCGTTCGCGATCAACGGGATTTGCGAAATGAGAGACATGCTGACCCGAAGGTTCCCGGACGGGTGCTCGATTTCAAAGATCATACCGAATTTTTACCGGAACACCAAGTCGCATGATGCGGCTATTTTTGATCTTGAGGAATATTTCCCGGGAAAAATAACCCAAACCGCCATTCCCTTCGACAGCGTGTTCGACGCTCTTGTAAAGGAGCGGAAAATCCTTTATCTGCACCGCCTCAGCTCAAAGGCGGCCGCCTATTGCATAAAGCTCATTCACGAACTTTTTAATCTCGAAGAGGAAGCAACCTGGCAGATGGTCATGGAAAAAAGAAAAGAGAACATAAGCGCGGAAGCACGAACCCGTTTTCTTGCGCATCCGTTAACCAAAAAAAAGTCATCGCCGCAAATTGCACCGAAAGAACCTGCAGCTCCCCCGCCGTTACTTTCCGGCCCAATCGATGGTCAGCCCCTTTGA
- a CDS encoding spore germination protein GerW family protein: protein MNLTDVIKTAMDQIQYIAKTETVIGEPIQSGNVTLIPVSKISVGFAAGGAGNESKAGSGAGTGGGINITPVAFITIVDDKVQVHPVSKSDPGLGKILALAPDLIKKVAAFMNMNKNEAKDKKEDKKH from the coding sequence ATGAATCTCACCGACGTCATCAAGACCGCGATGGACCAGATTCAGTATATTGCCAAAACGGAAACCGTGATCGGCGAGCCGATTCAATCGGGGAACGTCACCCTGATACCGGTGTCAAAAATTTCAGTGGGATTCGCCGCGGGCGGCGCGGGAAATGAGAGCAAGGCCGGCTCAGGCGCAGGCACCGGCGGCGGCATCAACATCACGCCGGTCGCGTTCATCACCATTGTGGATGACAAGGTGCAGGTACACCCGGTTTCAAAATCCGACCCGGGATTGGGGAAAATTCTCGCTTTAGCGCCCGACCTCATTAAAAAAGTGGCTGCGTTCATGAACATGAATAAGAATGAGGCAAAGGATAAGAAAGAGGATAAAAAGCATTAA
- a CDS encoding right-handed parallel beta-helix repeat-containing protein has product MNTGTYPKDDPKYLWVIPSDENDGQGTFDRPFGRIAAALAKVKPGQVIVLKAGTYPGDVTVERSGIFDKPIYLVADKSAAVVVAAACWYFYDACDFIVSGITFKDSPLGSLALTGACERNRFEHLSFIDCGSRQKASCTMFFGGAGASCNMVEFCNFERSLQLSGNAGKKPDDIVVGLMISEGDSREGQPITNHVVRRNRFTNYDYGVLIGAEDATARQYGHIISFNTIENCGREGIMVKCGDTQVKGNVLTRCLCHSISVVTGEGSVVEDNRIVDCGIGIRVAGKGHTVVNNCIVRSSNEAICVMEKNGADGVASQNIFIEQNTCALWSQKAQPSLPAISIASGSSAIIKKNLFWGAGDPYRFTGAGNNKEKHLIFDNISTYGSTAPDGVTAGRFKLGSQEQDNFDNDSGYGASGWMCRPEPYDPDKEILNESLCGQSNTPNEMEYLEKDDERGNETGISGALLKSMFFSEDESRRNSSL; this is encoded by the coding sequence ATGAATACAGGTACATATCCAAAAGACGACCCAAAATACCTCTGGGTCATTCCTTCGGACGAAAACGACGGCCAAGGAACCTTTGACCGGCCTTTCGGCAGGATCGCGGCAGCGTTAGCCAAGGTAAAGCCGGGCCAAGTGATCGTGCTCAAGGCCGGAACCTACCCCGGCGATGTGACGGTTGAAAGGTCCGGGATTTTCGACAAACCCATTTACCTTGTTGCAGACAAAAGCGCAGCGGTCGTTGTTGCGGCGGCATGCTGGTATTTCTACGACGCTTGCGATTTCATCGTGTCCGGCATCACCTTTAAAGATTCTCCCCTGGGAAGTTTAGCGCTTACCGGAGCCTGCGAGCGCAACCGGTTTGAACACTTGTCGTTCATCGATTGCGGCAGCCGGCAAAAAGCGTCATGCACCATGTTCTTCGGCGGAGCAGGCGCTTCATGCAACATGGTTGAATTCTGTAATTTCGAAAGGTCTTTGCAGCTATCCGGCAATGCGGGAAAGAAACCTGATGACATTGTCGTCGGCCTCATGATTTCGGAAGGAGACAGCCGCGAGGGTCAGCCGATCACCAATCATGTCGTCCGCAGGAATAGATTCACCAACTATGATTACGGCGTCCTCATCGGCGCGGAAGACGCCACTGCTCGGCAGTATGGGCATATTATTTCGTTCAACACGATCGAGAACTGCGGCCGCGAGGGTATTATGGTTAAATGCGGTGACACCCAGGTGAAAGGCAATGTGCTAACGCGCTGCCTGTGTCACTCGATTTCCGTGGTCACGGGCGAAGGCAGCGTGGTCGAGGACAACCGGATTGTCGACTGCGGCATTGGTATCCGCGTTGCCGGGAAAGGTCATACCGTTGTGAACAACTGCATCGTGCGAAGCAGCAACGAGGCCATCTGCGTCATGGAGAAAAACGGAGCGGACGGCGTCGCGTCCCAAAACATTTTCATCGAACAGAACACCTGCGCTCTTTGGTCGCAAAAAGCGCAACCGTCGCTGCCGGCCATAAGCATAGCCTCCGGATCAAGCGCCATCATTAAAAAGAACTTGTTCTGGGGTGCGGGTGACCCGTACCGTTTTACAGGCGCAGGTAACAATAAGGAAAAGCATCTTATTTTCGACAATATTTCAACCTACGGCAGCACCGCGCCTGACGGCGTGACAGCCGGCCGATTTAAATTGGGTTCACAAGAGCAGGATAATTTTGACAATGATTCCGGTTACGGAGCAAGCGGCTGGATGTGCAGGCCCGAGCCATATGATCCAGACAAGGAAATTCTTAATGAGTCTTTGTGCGGACAATCAAACACACCTAATGAAATGGAATATCTTGAAAAAGATGATGAGCGCGGAAATGAAACAGGGATCAGCGGAGCTCTCCTGAAGTCCATGTTTTTCAGCGAAGACGAATCCAGGAGGAATTCATCTCTATAA